The following DNA comes from Alnus glutinosa chromosome 6, dhAlnGlut1.1, whole genome shotgun sequence.
GAAGAGATGAACGTGGCAGGATGAGTACAGTGGTGTAGGCCTCGGATTGCCATGGTTCGAATTTTTATAGGTGCTACTAATTTTTTGGGTGTCACGCATCTACCATCTTAGTCTTGTCTGGTCTGTTTAAAAGATATGCTTTTCACTAACTCTCAGGATAAGTATACGAAATGACTTTGACTGAGGGGTTTTCtcactattatatatataatcaaacaATAATAACAGTATGGGGTAATTAACTTTTTCTCATGAACTATCGGCATATGTCATTTTGCCCttacgaactaccacttcgatcAAAAGAGagtatcaaactaccatttttacacactttgcctcCTTCCGTCAgaaattccgttaacttggatgaaatatgtcattttttaccgttaattttgatttaaaaatcaaaatactctctacagtaattaataaaaatatttaaaaaaaaaaaaacctgaaggaaaaggggtggctgaggtGGCCGAGTGGCTTGCGAGctacccccagaggtggccggagccacctctggggtggctcgcagcccaccccggcctaaggggtggccgcacggcctccccagaacctggggtgGCCGCatggccaccctaggtcatttctagggtggccgcgcggccaccccttaggccagGGTGGGCCGCAatccaccccagaggtggctccagccaccccttttccttcaggtttttgagttagggcatttaagtctttgcatgaattagactaacAGAAGAgaggcaaagtgtgtaaaaattgtagtttgatgctctcttttggtcgaagtggtagttcgtgggggcaaaatgataCAGgtcggtagttcatgggagaaaaggtaattacccctaacaGTATCCTTTCATTGAAACTAGAAATCTTTTTAGGGTTATAAAGAAATGGGATATTTAATATTCAAACAAAGTCATACTTCCACAAATATGGTTCAAATTCTCTTAGGAAGTCGagagaattttaaaagataatctGAATGAaaagtcaatatatatatatatatgtatatatatataacaattccGTAAATATTATAATCACAAGTCAAATTCTAAGAAATCCAGAATATATGTTCTTTCATCTTACGCCCATCGACTTATTGAATATTAGATAGGAATTAGTTTACCATAAGATGGTCTAGATTTGCACAAATGTTCAAAGCTGATCTTAAGGTGAGGCCCTTTCTGAAAAACGTCAAAATCATAATGAAAGCCAAAAATTAATTCCACATACATCCTCCGGGAACTTCATCAAAGGGCTAAGCGTGGCCCCCCGTCTGATTTGATGTAGCCATCCATATTCAATGGATGCTTTTCTAATCTCATGTCCATTTTTGTGTATGATTTATTAGTGGATGAGACTTTGTCTTCATCCTaaacattattttctctttcccttttttttttttttttttctatattgtaattttattttttttaacatagtTGGAACTCGACAcaaactcaatacaaatttAGTGAATTAGGGTTAAGAGGTGttacccgtttaattaaataagtcgggTTAAAGTTGACTaattatatagtcttatactcatacttTTACATGATTCAAATCTGAGGCGTTACATAAGAAcggataattttttatacgatctacaaatccaacacaaaattagcaaaTTAGAAGCAAGAGatatgacccgtttaattaaatggtcgAATTAAAATTAATGTATATACTCTTATATCCATACTTTGATATGATTCGAACTCAATATGCTAACATAAATTTTCACCCGTAATTAAGGATTCGAAAATTTCAAACTTGGGGTTAGAGAGGACGAAGGAAAAGGACTAGCTTTAGGTGATTTTGTAAAACCCATCACACCTAGAAGATTTTTGGTGTTGTGAGATGAATATGTGGACCCTTATTTGGTTTGCAAATTGCATGATTTGGGTGGAGACAACTGTTTGATGGACATCCGAAAAGCTATCATGAAAGACATCACTATCATCACAAAATCAACATTATTACTAAAGCACTTGGAGATGttgaagtcaaatttttttatgcCTCCGTGTTCTCAGACATTATATATAAATCAGCATTAGGAATCCGATCACTCATTGGTCTGTCTTGATTACATttgctttttctctttctctttatcTGGGCTTGGCTTTGGAGGGTTTAGTGGTTTCCGTTGAAGAGGTAAGTTTCACATCTCACGTCATGATGTCTTCCTCGGATGGATGTCCTTTGGATGGCTTTGCTGTCCGGATTccattcaaatttttgtttcttttctcctttcaaGTTCCCCAACGCGCGGTACTTCAACTTTGTAATCTTTCATGTATTTGAATTTGCTTTCTCCTTCCTACTTTGTTACATCATAGCcgcccaatatatatatatatatatatatatggaagacCAAGAAAACTAATGCTTATGCCACACTACGCTGAATTTGTGTTAGTGGGTCGGCTTTGTGTTAGATTTGCTAACGGGTCAATTCTAACATGACCCATTTCATTAAATAGGTTAATTTGGATTGACCTGAATGACCTGAATTGAAACTCGATTATACAAAATTTTAACTCGTTAATTTCGTGTTAGATTCGTCTCGAGTTCGTGAATCGTAGCAAAATTTGTCAGTCCCACATCACTCTATGGAAGTAGGCTAGGTCAACCCAAACCCGACCCCATTTAGTTAAATAGATCAAACTCATCCACCTTAGCATGACCCATTTAAATAAGCGGGTGACCTAACACAACACGCATAACCCGTTTAAAACAGGAAAACTAGTCGTATGGAGTTAACCCAACTCAAACATGcataacccatttaataaacatatcGTGTTAGATTAACCCAAACACAACCTGTTTGACCTATATATGAATTcacaagtgaaaaaaaaaaattgaatttaaaattgaatttgaatttatataatttatgaatttttaaaagaataatattatatactacaTTCTTATCTCATAGCTAACGTGGCAGTCTTAACTAACatttagaataattttttattttttaacaatggttAATTCAAGAGTTTGTTGGTTTGCCATGTCAGCATTATAAGataattttgagataaaaatgaatttatataaattttatatttttagggttttgttttttaattgtaaacaaaaattaatttaatttataaaggtTATATAGAACACCCATATGTTAAGTGAGATGACTCAAAATTAACCCATTTATTAAATAGACTAATTCGATAAGGGTCGGCTCAATTTGAGCCAAATCCTATTACACAAAATTTTatctcactatatatatatatatatatatatatatatatatatatatatatatatatatatatatatatatatatatatatattttgttaaattcgTATCAAATTTACAAGTCTTTTACGCTGACCCGACAGCTGTGGACCACCAAAGCAAGTACAGAAAAGCAAAGCTTATCTAGCAGCAATAATAGACTATTTGAGAAGAGTGCAAGACTTGTATATCCCACCAAACCTGATAGAATTTAGGCCTATCTGTTAGTTTATGCATATGATAATTCAAACAGTAATTAATGGCACCATCGTCCCCTCGTCCTTGTGCAATCAAAGATTACGCGTGGTTTCGTACCGTCCAATAAATTGATAATCATGAAATCCAAGAGACTACTCGAATCATAAATGGTCGTGTCGTTTGATTTTGATATTAGATCAAGGCAAATTTAATAGCGTTAAAAAGTTTATTCAAAAGGCTACAAAGATCCGAATTTGCTCGAATGAGATTGCAAGTAATCGCAAGATAGAAACTTTGCTCAACACTCGCGCAAAATTCGCTCGAGCGAGTTTTCAATAGttttaaatcacaaattttaCTTGCATGGTTAAAACCTAAACGATGGCCGTATTCGAGCCGAATCAAGTATCGAATGTTTAAacttaattcatttaattttattttgaaaacgaGTCAAGTTTGAATTTATCACCGAACTAGATATTCTGCTCAACCTTGgcttgtttaattttaatttgaacaGAGTCAAGCTCGATCTTATCACgagctgctcaattaacttattcatttctcatacaaagtaaatattataattgtttacattttcataaatccatattaatcattaattaattaaatattgttttatatgtatgtatataaattcattatgcacatacacaaattacGAGCGTGCATACACTCACATATAACCTCACAAACACACTCATGTACAcataaatctataaaattaaactcacaacaataattcaagttatatctatcatattaagaaaataattcatttttaattaagatgTTCTTCCtacaaaactaaaataatacgattttttttttttacttttataaaaatgaaattatacgagtttatacaaaCGTATCCGAGTCGCATCGAGTTTATACGAATatctcgtttaatattcgaacatattattatgtttacgaacggctcatttattattcgaaCTAAGACCGAATCGAATTTAACCAAACCGAAGCAAGCCGAGTTCACGAGCGGCTGGACTCATCTTATACCCCTACGGCTAAACCTATTCAAACATAATAAGGGTGGCTTGGCCGACcggttttatttaattggtGTTATACTGTTATTCAAACActtttgagagtttttttttttttttgtccccccTATTCCTATACTCTTATCATTCTTGGAATTTTCTAGAATTTATAGAAGAGTTGTGAAGTCTAGTGTTTGCAAATTCTGCTTCTCACTAGGCCGAATACATTGCATCtattggtatcaaagctcagTTACTTTCCTATTATGGCACGCACAGGAACACATGGAAAACGACATGCAACTATTGACGATGTGTATGAATGCAAATGAAGACCATCAGGATGACATTTTTGCATGACAATTCAGACAGCAACTAATGTTCACCACTATCCTCTGGTCCTAAAGGATCAAATAGGGCACATCATGATGACATTTTTGCGTTGAAGACCATCAATGGCACAACAACCTCCAGGTAATTGACAACAACAAGATATAACGTTTTGCTAGACACAGTTGTAGCTAACAGTACACGTTTTCACCTTCTGCATTGAAGTACTTGGATTCCCACATGGGTGTTTGTCCCCACTCGCATATGGGAGGCTTTGCACACATTACCACTAGACTAAAACAAAAGGAGTGTGAGAGAGACAGAAAGAGGACAAATATGACTCCATCCCAAAACACATGTAGAAGGCAAAAAGTTCAAGAGAGAAACTAAGAAGAGCAAAACTAAACAGAAAATACAACTGGAATTGGCGGAATCATGAATGCATTGGTCAAgagttggaagaagaagaagaagaagaagaaaaagaaggctgTAAAACCATATTATTAACCCGATCAAACAGAACAGAAAATGGCTTTAATACATTGCCATTTTATTGTCAACAATATTTCAGTAAAAACATGGCTGTAATACATAAGCTCTCGACATAACAGGCATCCAGTAGCATTAACAACATGCATTTCAGCAAGGTCCCTACATGtacaatctttttcttttataaatactGATGAGTAAAGAATTCAATCACAGCTAGACATCTAGATGCACTTTTTATCAAAGAATTGTACATGAAGTATACCACTTAAAAAGATTTTCCGTGCCGCCTACCTAGCAACTTAACTGACTAGTGaagatggagaagaaaaaaggaaaaaaaagaatagctaTAGCTGAAAGTATATCTACTAACCTTATCCGATAAGCCTGTATAACTTGTGTATCAGCATGTCTCATATTCAATGACATCTTATGGCTTTTCAGAACCCTTCAGGCATGGAGGACAGTTCACAATTCTTCATCGCGTTCGACAAGTTACAAAAATTCCATCTCATGGAGAAAAATCCGTCAATGGGATGGCACAGTTCAGAGGAAATTCCTTCTCTAAATCCAATAActgaaaatattagtaaaaaagCTCCATGGCTCTTGGAACACAATATATACAGGTAATTGGCTAACCATCTAACTGAATACGGAGAATATTGGAGTATGGCACCCTTTCAGGTTAATCACCACAAAGTGAAACAGGTTAGACAATCACCCAACCGCAGAGGCGGTACGACGAAGATCTGTTACTCCATTGTTGAATTTCCCACTAGGCTGCCTACCTTTGAAACTGCCATATCTCCCGGGCTTTGGCTGAAAAAGAGACATTAACATTTGCTCCAAAGCCTGCACTGTGTACTTTGCATACTTGCTGGAACTTGCGTCTTGCTCTACCAAGGGCCCATAATTCTGCATGTAGCTTCGATAAACAGGCACAACTGCCTGAACTATAAATTGGCATGTCCTCTCTCGCAGATCTTTGTCCCACAGAACCCAGTTCGACTGCTTCTTGTACATGTCATCAAAAACTTCATTGAAAGCTTTCAGCCTTTTCTTGACAAGATCACGAGCAGTGGCTCGTCCACCTGAGAAGAAAAGTAGACCTTCCCTACTTAAGTGACCTGGAAGCTTTCCCCAGCTGTCTTTCAAGAAGACCGTGGCATAATAGTCCTTGCACTGTTCATGTTCTTTTAACCAAATATCCCCCAAGAGATCCCCAACCTTTGTTCCCTTCAGGTGCTTGTACAAATGCCAGTGGTTGTTCATTGCAAAGAAGTTGGATAGGATGGTATCATCATAAGCCTTCATCAATGTCTCCAAGTTCACCGCAATGGCTTTGATTATGTTTATAACCTCAGTAATAAGGAGTTTCTCCCGAAATTTCTCATGCTTCCAACTTCGGTGAATGACCAGAACCTGGGTTAGGATTGGCTTGTAATCATCCCCAAGCAGTTTATTACAGTACTCAATAATGATGCTTACCAATCTTGGAACACCACCATCTGGAGGAGGCGGCATCTGTCTCTGTAACTCAACCTGACCCCGAAGCTCCCAAAAGATCTCTGCTGCTCCATCAATCACCTTCCTGATGAGATCCCTAGTCAAGTTCTGGATTTCAACACATGCTGCTCCACCAAACAGCCGATTAAAATCCAGTCTCAATTTGTTCAAAGAAGCAAATATATCCAACAACTTTAAAAGCTTATTGGGGTCTTTCCTGCTCTCCGTAACAGTCATACCAAATTGAAGAAATGCGACAATACCAGCCTGAGCAGCTATCTTTGCAAAGCAACCCATCCGCACATCCAATCCCATCCTCTCGAAAACATCAATACAAAGCTTATACTCCGCCTCAAACAAATGCTTCACAGCAAACTCCAAATGCTTACCCCACTTCAATATATACCCCTCTATGCTTTGCACATCATTGA
Coding sequences within:
- the LOC133870701 gene encoding exocyst complex component EXO70A1 translates to MAASGNDNKVDILISARTSLKLSIEKSKALGLALQKAGPRLEEINQRLPSLGAAVRPIRAEKDALAAVGGHINRAVSPAAAVLKVFEAVHGLEKSLLSDPGNDLPGYLSVLKRLEEALKFLGDNCGLAIQWLEDIVEYLEDNTVADDRYLSNLKNSLKNLRELQNVGERGRLDGGLLDAALDKLENEFRRLLTEHSVPLPMSSSSSSLAEQACIAPSPLPVTVMQKLQVILGRLRANNRLDKCILIYVEVRSSNVRASLQALDLDYLEISVTEFNDVQSIEGYILKWGKHLEFAVKHLFEAEYKLCIDVFERMGLDVRMGCFAKIAAQAGIVAFLQFGMTVTESRKDPNKLLKLLDIFASLNKLRLDFNRLFGGAACVEIQNLTRDLIRKVIDGAAEIFWELRGQVELQRQMPPPPDGGVPRLVSIIIEYCNKLLGDDYKPILTQVLVIHRSWKHEKFREKLLITEVINIIKAIAVNLETLMKAYDDTILSNFFAMNNHWHLYKHLKGTKVGDLLGDIWLKEHEQCKDYYATVFLKDSWGKLPGHLSREGLLFFSGGRATARDLVKKRLKAFNEVFDDMYKKQSNWVLWDKDLRERTCQFIVQAVVPVYRSYMQNYGPLVEQDASSSKYAKYTVQALEQMLMSLFQPKPGRYGSFKGRQPSGKFNNGVTDLRRTASAVG